The window CTTACTATAGCCAATTACATGCATCACAATTGCCAGCTCTGAGCTCCATAATGAAAGAGTACTAGAGATGCTACTCTAAAAAAGCCCCGCAAAATAGAAGCACTAACTTGTAAGTAGTTTTTTTCAATCAAGTCCTTTTTAGCAAAGTAAAATGACCCATTTTCATACAGTTCTCCATCCCAATCCTGACGCCGGGGCCGCTTTGCTGGATCCAGGTTTTGGGGCGTTGTCACTTTGTTAACTGTAAACAAAAGTGTgacaaaatgaacaaaaaaaaaagcttttgttcACTTTCTTGTTCAAATATCTTGCTGCTGGGAAATTAAGGGTACAACATAGTAACCAGCTTCTTTGATTCCTGTCTCAGAAAAGGTAGGTACCTAAGAAACATTGAACTGTTGTCTCTCTCTTGGTAACTTTGGATCCCAAGGCGTAGGAATGCCCTATGTTTCTTGTACAGAAAATGGAAAGATCCCCATTCAAACTTGCAGAGAACACATCTATCTCAATCTTCAGACCAAAACTGCCCCATGGCCCTGTTAAAAAGCGTTCCTGCCTTTGTGAAAGAAAAATAGCTCTTCTCCCATTACCATTTCTAGTACCTTGTATGgaaatttttttctgcttttttagggaaattaaaaaaaaaataaagttatctATATACcttaaaacagtatttttttcttATATGTCCACTATACGCCCATACGTCATGTTATTCCTTCTGTAGTAACTCCCTGCACcacggggtgggggaggagaggagggaaagaaGGTATAGTTTTAGGAGCACTCAGGATACTATCTTGGAAGGATGTTGAGTAATCTTGtctcccattgaaggcaatgagagttgagagtgctcagcatAGTGCAGGACTGGCATCTCAAAACAGAGATGGCACATTAGCTCTGAAAGCTTGAGAACATGTATTAAGTACACAAAGCTGACTGTACAATGATACTTGTACACTAAATGATAGTATTATGCCTCTTGTACACTAAAAGCTACAAgtaaattttcattttcaaagcaatttGGAAACGTCACTCAACAGCTCCTGTTCTGATCAAGATTTTTCACTAatcatttattttattctaagtagggctatcaattaattgcagttaaatcatgtgattaattcaaaaaaattaatcactctgttactagaataccaattgaaatttaataaatatttttggctgttttcctacattttcaaatatatctatttcaaTTATAAGCACAGAatacaagtgtacagtgctcactttatattatttttattataatttttacagtgcagatatctgtaaacaaaagaaatagtatttttcaattcaccttatacaagcactgtagtgcaatctctttattatgaaagtgcaatttacaaatgtaggtttttttggttacataactgcactcaaaaacaaaacaatgtaaaattttacagtctacaagtccactctgtcgttcttcttattcagccaaccgctaagagaaacaagtttgtttacatttatgggagataatgctgtccacttcttaaTTATAATGAACCTCAAAGTGAGAACacgtgttcgcatggcactgttgtagctggcaccacaagatatttacgtgcgaGCTGCACTAAAGATTTATATACcttttcatgcttcagccactgttccagaggacatgcttccatgctgatgacactcatttaaaaaaaataatacattaaatttgtgactgaactccttaggggagaacagtatgtctcctgctctgttttactcacattctgccatatatttcatgctacATCAGGCTtgcatgatgacccagcatgttgttcattttaagaacactttcactgcaaatttgacaaaaatgCAAAAAAGATATCAATGTGAaacttctaaaaatagctacaacactcaacccaagatttaagaatctgaagtgccttccaaaatctgagagggatggggtgtggagcatgctttcagaagtcttaaaagagcaacacattGATTCGGAAATTACAGAACCtaaaccactaaaaaagaaaatcaactttctactGGTGGCATATGActaagatgatgaaaatgaacatgaatcggtccgcactgcttttgATCGTTTTCAggcagaactcatcatcagcacggatgcacgtcctctggaatggtggttggagcatcaagggacatatgaatctttagtgcatctggcatgtaagatatcttgtgacgccagctacaacagtgccatgcaaacacctgttctcactttgaggtgacattgtaaacaagaagcaggcagcattatcttctgcaactgtaaacaaacttgtctgaacgactggctgaacaagaagtaggactgattggacttgtaggctctaaagtttcacattgttttatttttgaacttaGGTTTTTTtgtataattctacatttataagttcaagtttcatgataaaaagattacactacagtacttttactgggtgaattgaaaaattactattcttttgttttttacagtgcaaatatttataatcaaaaataaacatacagtgagcactgtacactttgtattccgtgctctaatagaaatcaatatatttgaaaatgtagaaaactgaaaaatattttttaaataaatggtattctattattgttaacagcgcaattaatcgtgcaattaatctTTTAAACTGCTTGACGGCCCTAATTCTAAGAAGTCTTTACTTTTCATTTCAACTTATTTTCAGCACAATACTTTGTTACCTTTTTTTTTCGTGGTAAACTAGTGTTTTTTATATTCGTTCTCAGAGAGCAGTGCTCGGTAAACTGTAAAAACCACACCCAAAACATCCCAGATTATGACACTGGACAAGAATTAGAGTTCTTGGGTAATTTTTATGAAATGGACttagcagtgtaaaaggcactgaCTTGAACTCCTTGGAGAATGAAGGCTTCCATTTTATTTATGAAACTAGTAAAATATGGACAGCAGCAGTATAAGTATCCAAATATGCACTAATGTGTCTCACCCTCAGATGCAGGAACTTCTTCCAAAGGTGAGATGTTAGTTCCATCTTAGTTCATTTATTGGTTGGCCTCTCTGCTACAGCTGCATCTTCACCTGGAAAGATGGTGTGTTCTTATCTCATGTTAGCTAACATGTGGCAACTAAAACAGGTAAAATTGCAgcgaagacaaggcagtttgttgCTTTAATACATGTTAGCATGTTAAGATAAAGACTATGGGGCAGCCTAGGGTTTCCTTTGTTTTgtcaactaagggtatgtctacactacgggattattcgattttacataaaccggttttgtaaaacagattgcataaagtcgagtgcacgtggccacactaagcacattaattcggcggtgtgcgtccatggtccgaggctagcatcgatttctggagcgttgcactgtgggtagctatcccgtagctatcccatagttcccgcagtctcctccgtccattggaattctgggttgagagcccaatgcatgatggtgcaaaaatagtgtcgcgggtgattctgggtaaaagtcgtcactcattccttcctccgtgaaagcaatggcagacaatcatttcgtgtcctttttccctgggttgccctggcagatgccatagcatggcaaccctggagcccgttttgccttttgtcactgtcaccatatgtgtactggatgccgctgacagaggtggtactgcagtgctacacagcagcattcatttgcctttgcaagacagcagagacagttatcagctgttctgtaccatctgccatgccactgtaaattggcgatgagatgactgttatcagtcattctgtaccgtctgctgctgtcatgggtgctcctggctgaggtcagccgggggcgcaaagacaaaaatgggaatgactccccgggtcattccctcctttacgttgtatctaaaaatagagtctgtcctgtctagaatatggggtaagtgtgctagagaaccagtgtaccggagagcacagccgctccgtgtcagatcccgcagaaatgatgagctacatgccattctagggggtgcccctgcaacaaccccacctgttgcttccctgctcccccaaccctcctgggctaccattgcagtgtcccccacatttgtgtgatgaagtaataaagaatgcaggaataagaaacactgacttttcagtgagataaaatgagggggaggaagcctccagctgctatgatagtctaggcaggacattaacggtgcgggggagaggagcccagcatcccgttgctatgatagtccaggcactacagaatcttttctgtagacatgaaaggggggaggggggggcgctgatggagctcagcccccagttgctatgatgaagacgctTACCactcgttctgtaccatctactaggaatgaccgggaatcattcctatttttacccaggcgcccctggccgacctcacctgaggccagccaggagcactcacgggctgatgatgacgatggatagcagtcatattgtaccatctgccaccggggaggggaggggagaggatgctgctgttcagtgccgcaacatcgcgtctaccagcagcatgcagtagacatagggtgacattgaaaaaagtcaaacgatttttttcccttttctttcacgggggtaggtgggggtaaattgacgagctataccctgaaccaccccagacagtgTGTttaaccctacaggcattgggagctcagccaagaatgcaaatgcttttcggagactgtgggaactgtgggatagctggagtcctcagtaccccctccctccctccatgagcgtccatttgattctttggctttccattacacttatcacgcagcactgtgctgagtccctactgtggcctctgtctggagattttttcaaatgctttggcatttcgtcttctggaacagagCTGTGGTataacagatttgcctccccatacagcaatcagatccagtatctcccgtacagtccatgctggagctcttcttcgatttgggactgcatggccacctgtgctgaccagagctccacgctgggcaaacaggaaatgacatttaaaagttcgcagggcttttcctgtctacctggccagtgcatccgagttcagattgctgtccagagcggtcacaatggtgcactgtgggataccgcccggaggccactaccgttgatttgcagccacactaaccctaatacgatatggtaataccgattttagcgctactcctctcatcacggaggagtacagaaaccggtttaaagagccctttatatcgatataaagggcctcgctgtgtggacgggtgcacacactgctaaaatcggtttaaacgcgtagtgtagaccaggcctaagtcttcCCTACAATTTTACCTCAAGTTAATCATCATGTGCTAGCTAACATGAGATAAGAACCTACTATTTCTCCTAGTGAAGACGCAGGCCTTTGCTGTCAGATCGATATACAACATGTAATCCGTTGGGGGGACATGAACTGAGCGCTTTTCGACAGAGTAATTTTATGTTTAAATCTGCTAGTGACACTTGTACAATGAGCTTCAGGTCATCTATAAGAAATAAGTGTACATTAACAGCTACATTCAAACATCACTATTTAAAAAAGACAAAGCTATTTGGGTTTCTCTGATTATGAAATGTATGCCCCCGATGCCACTTCCAAGTGTAGTGAACATAAAGCTTTCAATCTAGCATGCTTTATGAACCATAGTAATAAATCATAAACTTCAGAATATTACCTCCTTTTTTTATCTCACTCCATCTAAACAGATGCCGTCTCACAACGGAGAATACAGAATCATAGCCATCCTCTCGGATCATTTTTGACACTTTAATAAGATCATCAGGATGTAAACAGGGAGATGTTGCCTGAATATGTCCTATAATATCAACCTCTAAAGaatgaaaaagtaaaatatataaTGAGAaactttgtatgaaatatttaataaatataaataataagataCTTCCACTTGATGATTAacattatttacacacacacacaatttcgaAGAAATCCCATGAGCAGATACATAAATTATATGGTTAAGTGATTCACTTTagccattaaaaaaattgttgctACAGCAATactaattaagaaaaaaatattaaagagccctccttctcactgatttcaatgggagttaagggcatTCAGCAGCTTGATGCATTGAGACTTAAATCAGTAGCAACAAATATACCATTATGATGACGAAGAAACTCTTGGATGGTCTCCAAAGAAGAAGAAGTGTCTTTAGATACTTGAGCGCTTCTGCGATGGACTTTTACACCAAATTTCTTTGCCACTTTCTCAATTTCATCATGGTCTGTAGAAACCCACACACTGTTGGCAGACAAAGACACACCGCATGAATGAATACAGAGAGAACTCAAGAGAAGAATTAACACTAATCTCTAAATGCACTGTATAACATGAATGGGCTGATTACTAGTCTTATTCATGACAGCAGAAATCTGGTCACCAAATGAGACAAACGTTTAAACTGGATGTCTGCATCTCATTTCTAGATTGTCAGTGGAGCAACTACAATCACGGGAGTTAAAGTCAATGCTGCATTTTAGTAGATGCCTTATAACAATGCACTTTGCAAGACCAACTCTTTGCTGGTTAAGCACTGATTGAATTAGACAGCCAAACTAATTACAAGCCTACTCACTTTCACTGGCTCACATACAGCCACAAAAGTATTAGGCTTGGTTTTGAAGTACAAGGACTTCAAATTGAAGCCATCAAACTGTGACCACCTGTCACAGAATACCAAGAAATAGTTTATGTCCATTCTTTTAAGATGAAAAGTGAGGGTCAATTTTTATTCTTGCTCTGAAGGCCGGTAACTGGTGTCCAAATGCTCACTAACCTACTAAGAATCATCACATCTTAATATTGTCCGCATCTGGAAAAAGAACTAATTCAAGTATTTTCTGTTAGTAAAACTACTGCTTTCAACAGCAGGATAAGAAACCAACCAACCAAGTTAAATTAGATTAAAATCCATTCTCCTGAAAAGCTGAGTGGTACTGTAATCTAACACTTTATGATGTCTGAGCTTCCATACCTGTAGGAAATAAATAATTTCAGAATGTTctaatttatttgacaaattgTAACAGTCCATTCTGATGAATCAATGTTGAATTTGAAATAGTTGCATAGTTCAGAAGCTATGCTGATGTTAATACAATGACCATTCATATCTGTTTGCATGGATTCAGTTATAAATTAACTTATTCTGTaattacagaaaaataaatgcaatAGGTTCAATCCAACCCCAGAGTGACAGCTAATCAAATGACAGCCACAGAGATTCTGGCACAATAAGACCCAATACCAGTAATACCGGTCTAGCAGGATTATCAGGAATGAGAAATATTTACAAAAGGAGGGATTGGGTCAATTGTGTGtactgtagcagaatgcaggcaaACAGTGTGTGAAAATAATGCCATCAGAATTACAATTTAAAGAACACCAAAATTTAACAAATGCAATAAAACTTGAGAGAAAAAAACACTTTGTTTCATCCTAGGGATACTAATATCTTTCTCACTGTACCACACACAATAACTGGTGCTCATCTCTTATAAATTTTTCCATCCGAAGATGGGATTCATCAGAATATATATAATGACGATGACAGCAGCTCCAGGTCACAAATTACAACTCGCACATGAGCCACTACGCATCAGTGAATATTAGTTTTCAGGTTCATCCATGTGTTCTGGAATAAAAATATCTCAAAgtgaacagtttaaaaaaacccacagcccTTTATATTAAACAAAGAGCTATTACTCTTGTgcatacatctctaccccgatataatgctgtcctcgggagtcaaAAAACCTTATACTACATTATAGGTGAAAGTGTTATATCGAACTCTCTTTGATCCCCCTGGGAGCGCTgcttactgcgttatatctgaattcatgttatattgggtcacgttatatcaggataCAGGTGTATTTACATTTCCCATTCAAAGTTATTTAAAGGGACCTGGAAAACGTATCCCATTTCTGTCTAACAGTTCTGTACCTCCTGTAGTTAAAAGATGAAATGGGCGTGTCTGCCCTGTTCATAAATGCAGCCAGCAAGAAGACAATCAGCAGGTCACTCCAGTCATGGCACATCTAGAATCTCCAGGTTCAAATACAGACTGAGAGCCAAGGCTCAGGGTACTTCCTGCTCAATGGCAGCTAACTCAGGTCCCCGGCACGCAGGTGCAGCAGATGGGACATGAGGTGCTGGCTTCATTTAACTTCGAAAATCACAGTATGTTAATTAATGTATTGTAACTGTAACCATGCATATATTAATAACACAGAATTCGACCCTACAGTAATTGTAATAATTAATATTACGATATTAATCACAACGCTCAAAGTACATTATTTAATTAACCTAAAAGCAAAACACGTCGCTAATTAACACCCCACTGaggggatggtggggggggggtgcagtggggctccCCGCGCATGCGCACCTCTGGAAGACGCCGGAGTCGATTGCCGCGCGCAGCACCCAGCCGATGAGCGGCAGCCCGGCCAGGGGCTTGATGTTCTTCAGCGGGATCCCCTTGCTGCCGCCGCGCGCCAGCACCAGCGCGGCCATGTGCGGGGGGCGCTGCTCGGCCTCGGCCGCCGGGACAGAGCCACCTGCAGCAGCGGCGGAATCCATCTTCCCCTGCGCGAGCCTCGGCCTCGGCCCCGCCTCCCCTGGTGCCACGCGTCAGCCCCGCCCGCAACCAGGAGCATGCCGGGAAATGTAGTTCTGGGGCTGCAGCCTCTTGGAGGGGAGGGGCAATTAAGCCTTGCAGAGGATGAGCgggcggggtggggtggagtgaagCGCTGTGCTATTTGGGGTTGGTGCCCAGCACAGggtggagtgggagagcaggggctgccctgtCCAATACAAGGTGGATAGGTGGAATACAGCTCAGAAGAGTACAAGGAAGAACACACTCATCAGTGGTGGCTTTTGGGACTGAGTTTCAGAGCCAGCCTGgcttagtaaaagcagcaaagaatcctgtggcaccttatagactaacacacgttttggagcatgagctttcgtgggtgaatacccacttcgtcggatgcatgtagtggaaatttccaggggcaggtataaatacgcaagcaagaagcaggctagagataacgaggttagttcagtcagggaggatgaggcccttttctagcagttgaggtgtgaaaaccaagggaggtcTACTGTgactggcttgccaactacaaaaccagtttctcctcccttggttttcacacctcaactgctagaaaagggcctcatcctccctgactgaactaacctcgttatctctagcctgcttcttgcttgcatatttatacctgcccctggaaattccactacatgcatccgacgaagtgggtattcacccacaaagctcatgctccaaaacgtgtgttagtctataaggtgccacaggactctttgctgcttttacagatccagactaacacagctacccctctgaagcctGGCTTAGTGTTAATCCGGCTATGGATCCTGGGAGATGCACAGGTAGGCCTGTCCCAAACTAAAGTCCCCCCTTTGCAATTGTGGAGGAGGAACGATTAAGCCCTGCTAGCAAATGATTACAGGGGACAACAAATGAGGAAAGGGGCCATGTGTGAAGGTCATAGGGCCAAAATGAGAAATCCAGAAGGGACAGTAATCGAACCCCAGACAGTGCCCACCGCTCCTCAAAGGAGTCAGTGGATGCTGCCTATAGGCACTTTGCCCAGAGACATCATACAATGAGGgaacagaaataggccccacaggtACAGAGTTTTCCCATCCCCATCAAGGTTCTTCCTCTCGGTCAGTGGATGGCCTTCTTGGCCAGCAACAGGAGGAGGCTGACAAGGAGGTCTCGTGAACTGATGGGGACACAGATGGGGTGTGCAGATAAGGACGTGTGGGGAAAAATGAAGCCAGAATGTCAGCAGGAGGTTCTAGAACTGGGAGGGGAGAAGTCTGAGTTCTTGTACATAGATGTGTAGCAAGTTGTTCCTCTTGTTGTAGAAGGGGCAAATGTTGGGGGAACATTAAACTGCACCAACCCCATGCCTGTTGGCTTAGTATTAAGGGGGGAGCACCACAGAATGGGTCTGAGTAAATCCTTCTCTCCCACATGCCATGACAATTTTTCCGGCATTTTAAGGGATAACATCCCACAAACCTGCATCCAAGAAAGAACTGCTTAAAAGCATTTGCAGTGTGATACAAATATATGATTGCATATCTTGAATAAAAGCACTTTGTATCCCTTACAAACATTGTTCTGTATTTTGCTTGCAGTTGCCTTTTGTATTCCTTTGTGCATGTTCATTATTTCCTGCATTTGTTTTGAATTCCAGTAGAGTGCAGACTAATCACACAGGAATCATTTTATGATGAATAAAATATCCTTCAGTGAAAGGAAAGACCCTTGAGCCTTCCATTTCATTTAAATTAGAGCAGAGGTTCCCAGGCTGTGGTCCATGAGAACTATTAGTCCATGGGTCACTTGGTTGTGGTCTGTTGAGAGCTGGCTGGTCATAAGGTTAGCTTTCCTCCTTTTTCCATTTGCTCAACTGCTTTAAAAGATATGGAGGGAAAAAAACTAATTTCCTAGTATTATTTTTCCCATGCAAGCAATGGCTTTATATGCCACAGGCATGTTATATTGTCAGGAGTGGGAGTCTCCATAAGATGATCTCTTTATTAAGCTCTGGGCCAACctggaaaagtttgagaacccctgagttagGGGTTAGGGACTTAGTTTGGAATGacaaaacttctattgacttaaatggggcaAAACTCTACCCATAGGCTATACACTGCTAAATGCTTTTTGAGAAGTTCCAATTAAGACAAATTCTGCCTCAGTCTGCACTGGTGAGTTAGGAAACAGAAAGAGGACCTAGGGAACTTATTTCCCCCGAATGCACCTAGCAAAAACAAAGTAAGATACCAACCTATGATCATGGGTACCAGCAATATCCCATTTCATGAGCACAATTAATTTATTTGCACTCCCTATTAGCtgtgtacattttattttattttatcattttaagtGATACTCGTTGCtactgagggtttggctacacttgcaggtgtgcagtgctgggatttaaagctgtcttcgtacagctgtgtagggaaagcgctgcagtgtggccacactgacagctactagcgctgcagtgtggccgcatttgcagcatttgcaggggtgttgggagtggtgcattatgggcagctatcccacagagcacctcatcccattttggcggcgtgggttgtgggaagggtgtggagggtgcgggtcattctgcttcctgtcccaacgcctcgtgatgcatcgcttcacatcccagcaatccctgtttttccgttcacgtttggtgccatcttgactctctcaatggtttctgtgcagtgtgatttgtgtgggaaatggagcccgaattgttgaggagtatgctgacgagtcttgccagcacatcatgtttggcagttgaactattccttaagatccaaagtgatgaggagttcgacgatgatagcgagtcgcctatGACccatatgacactaaattgcttgtggcattcacggacatgctcagcaccgtggaacgccgcttttgggctcgggaaacaagcactgagtggtgggatcacatcgtcatggaagtctggcatgacgagcagtggctgcagaactttcggatgagaaaagccactttcatgggactgtgtgaggagctcgccccaccctgcggcacaaggacacaagattgagagttgccctgccggtggagaagcaggtggctattgcaatctggaagctggcaactccagacagctaccgatcggttgggaaccagtttggagtgggaaagtcgacctttggaattgtgttgatgcaagtttgcagggccattaatcgcatcctgctaagaagaatcatgactctggggaaagtgcagggccgcccagggggggggcaagaggggcaatttgccccaggcccagggctccgcaggggcccccacaagagtttttcggggcccctggagcggtgtccttcactcgctctggggggcctggaaaactcttgcgggtcAGGGccttggagcttcttccgctcccggtcttcaccggtgggggggtcctttcgctccggagcagaaggaccccccgccagcaaattactgctgaagcgggacctgccaccaaagtgcaactcggtcttcggtggtaattcggtggcggggggcccttctgttccgggACCCCCCGCTGAAATGCCCTGAAGACCCGAGGCGGGGGCCCcggccaccgaattaccaccgaagagtgggctgcactttggcggcaggtcctgcttcagcggtaattcaccggcgggggggccctgctgcgggtctttggggcactgccgcttgctggtcccgcggctccaggggacctcctgcaggcacacctgcggatgctccaccggatccgtgggaccagcggaccctccgcaggcacacctgcaggaggtccaccggagccacctgccgccgatggccccaggcctccggaatcctctgggcggccctgggaacgtgcaggacattgtggatggctttgcacaaatgggtttccctaactgtggagggacgatagatgggacgcatattcctattctggcaccaccccacctagcatccaagtacgttaatcggaaggggtatttctctatggttctccaggtgcttgtggatcaccatgggcgtttcactgacattaacacaggctggcctggaaaggtgcatgatgcatgcaccTTTCAGAACATtgacctgttcaggaagctgcaggcagggacttttttcccagaccaggagatcacagtaggggacatcgaaatgcccattgtgatccttggagaccccgcttacccgttaatgccttggctcatgaaaccatacacagggaagcttgacaggagcaaggaccagttcaactacaggctgagcggtgccgaatgactgtggagtgcg of the Gopherus flavomarginatus isolate rGopFla2 chromosome 1, rGopFla2.mat.asm, whole genome shotgun sequence genome contains:
- the CMAS gene encoding N-acylneuraminate cytidylyltransferase, which encodes MDSAAAAGGSVPAAEAEQRPPHMAALVLARGGSKGIPLKNIKPLAGLPLIGWVLRAAIDSGVFQSVWVSTDHDEIEKVAKKFGVKVHRRSAQVSKDTSSSLETIQEFLRHHNEVDIIGHIQATSPCLHPDDLIKVSKMIREDGYDSVFSVVRRHLFRWSEIKKGVNKVTTPQNLDPAKRPRRQDWDGELYENGSFYFAKKDLIEKNYLQGGKVIYYEMCAECSVDIDIDIDWPIAEQRVLRYGYLGKEIKLLVCSIDGWLTNGHSCLSEDQKEKSSGDDRGADGISLLKKRGVEVWLISEEECSKTISALKLDCEVKVSVTHKRQVIEDRRNKMSLSWKEVAYLGYEESDVDCLREAGMSGVPADACAAAQKAAGYICKSNGGHGAIQEFAEYVCLLMKTVNL